Proteins encoded together in one Triticum dicoccoides isolate Atlit2015 ecotype Zavitan chromosome 7B, WEW_v2.0, whole genome shotgun sequence window:
- the LOC119339400 gene encoding alpha carbonic anhydrase 7-like, with protein MVMSLSRNQEFSYSLDAENGPTHWGEIKEERSACGEGEMQSPIDLASPHVSLVSHLRHLNHSYAPANAFVVNRGHDIMVHFEGDVGSVFIDYTAYHLRQLHWHAPTEHSVNGRRYDMELYMVHQSAKNKTAVIGVFYEIGARDAFQHKLEPYLEMIAKQPEREEKVGVVDARSARGRASMYYRYVGSLTTPPCTQGVIWTIVKRVHTVSRHQLELLREAVHDEMEKNARPRQEVKIRDISRFWPIQQNKH; from the exons ATGGTGATGTCCCTCAGTAGGAATCAA GAGTTCAGTTACTCGCTGGACGCGGAGAATGGGCCGACACACTGGGGCGAGATCAAGGAGGAGCGGTCGGCATGCGGCGAGGGGGAGATGCAGTCGCCCATCGACCTCGCCAGCCCGCATGTCTCCCTGGTGAGCCACCTCAGACACCTCAACCACTCCTACGCCCCCGCCAACGCATTCGTCGTAAACCGCGGCCACGACATCATGGTGCATTTCGAGGGTGACGTCGGGAGCGTGTTCATCGACTACACTGCGTACCACCTCCGGCAGCTGCACTGGCATGCGCCCACCGAGCACAGCGTCAACGGCCGCCGGTACGACATGGAGCTGTACATGGTGCACCAGAGCGCCAAGAACAAGACCGCCGTCATCGGCGTCTTCTATGAGATCGGCGCCCGCGACGCCTTCCAGCACAAGCTGGAGCCATACCTGGAGATGATCGCCAAGCAGCCGGAGAGGGAGGAGAAGGTGGGCGTGGTGGACGCCAGGAGCGCCAGGGGTAGGGCTAGCATGTACTACCGCTACGTGGGCTCCCTCACCACCCCGCCATGCACCCAAGGGGTCATCTGGACCATCGTCAAGCGG GTTCATACCGTGTCGCGGCATCAGCTGGAGCTTCTCCGAGAGGCCGTCCACGAT GAAATGGAGAAGAACGCAAGGCCGCGTCAGGAGGTGAAGATCAGAGACATCAGCAGGTTCTGGCCCATCCAGCAGAATAAACACTGA